Genomic window (Pseudoliparis swirei isolate HS2019 ecotype Mariana Trench chromosome 23, NWPU_hadal_v1, whole genome shotgun sequence):
CCAGAAAACATCAAGTTCACTATTAATTAcagtatttaaaatgtgttgacgtgttaatttcaataaaatatgtttaGTCATTATCATGTTTCTACGTTGTTTCGTTGTCTTTACCTGGGATTGAGACGCCATCTGTCTTGAGCGACAGTTCGATTGATTCCTGCATTGTTTTTTCCAGGTCCTTAAGGATTTCTCTCTAAATCAGGATACAACTCAGCATTAGTCACAGCCAAAATATGTATTACACCAATAACAATAGCTGAGTTTGTGAAAGGGCCTCCAGTGATTCAGTAATTTAAGCAGCAttcaaaaatatgtatattccacttgattatatatatgatgGCCTAGAATTGTAGATAAAGATAAAAATCACAACATGTTTCAATAAAACCTCATCGTATGaattattataaaatgttaCAAACCATCAAGTCTCTCAGCTGGTTCAACATAACATCTTTAGCTTTCTGAAACATGACGTCCTTTGACCCAAGTATGTGCGTCTCAATAGCGTGCCTCATCCTTTTCAGACTGCCGTCTCCTTCAATTAGTTTTGCAACtacaaaaatacagaaaaacttcagtgaattacattttattataattacatTTTGCAAAATTACAATGAAAGATGTGCATTTTTACATGGACAGGCTTTATGTGTCATGATGTCGTACCGTCATAGCATTCCTGCATGCTCGTCTCAATTGTTGTCGTCAGACTGCTGTAGATCGTTTTCTTACGATCGCGGATGATTTTGTTGAGTTTTGATTTTATCTTGTCTTCCTAAGAGAGAGAATATGAATCATAGttcaacatattttaaataaaatcaagATATTATATAGAGATAGGGCTCATctggtaaccccccccccccccccaccccccagatTTGACCTGAAATGGAGCAAAGTATTCAATCTGATAATGTTGGTGACTAATGGTCCTCTTGTCTTCTTTTACCTCTGTGCTGAGAAACATCAGTTGCAGTTTGACATCTTTGTACTTTCTGTTCTTTCTCATCGTCTTCGTGTTAAGTGAAAACAAATCGAGGACTCTGTTGAATTGTCCACATTCTCCTTCATTTCTGAAACatgtgaacaaataaaaaaatgtcataaacGCAGCATTAACAAGTTTGCATTTCAATGATgtagtttgtatgtatgtattatatcaCATCATTTGTAAACATTTTCCATAGTTTCAAATTAGCCAGCACAGCTTTCATTGAGTCATTTCTTACGGGAAGGTTTTCTTGAATTTGTCATCAATGCTCTTAGTCAGGCATGAAGATAACTTCATATTGAGGTTTATTAGTTTCCCCTTTGTTGGTTTGTAGGCGCCATCGTGCTGTACTATGCACTTCAGTGTCCGGTGGAAACCACGACCTGACATGTTCTGAAACAAAACAGACAAGAGAAAACATTTTAAGACATTCATATGAAGTGCAAAATCTGTTGTAATTATGTAGTTATAATTCAAATACGTACTTCAGGCTTTATGACCGATGTCAAGTTTGTTTCCCATGAACTTTCAGATTTCCTAACTCCCTCACTGAGGCATTCTTTAAAAGCCTGTTGAGTCTCTTCCATTGAGTTTACGACTTTTTGAAGTGCATCCTTCATCTTTTGTTCAAGCTCTGTGCAGACAGCTGTCTTTATGTCAACCTGAAAGAAACAACACATTCAGTATTTAAAGCAATGTAACAAAACTGCTATTTATTCACATTGATATGAACCACGATCTCTGCATCACGCTGACAGCCCCCCCTATCCCaatcccctcctcccttccatcATCGCCATCCTCTCCACACCCTCCCCCAATCACCCTGCACcttaaatgtctaaatatagtCACTTGCACCATTGGCTTTTGGTTTGCTGTTTGTTTACATTTCCACTGTTGACCATTTCTGCACTGCTATTTattcacatgtatatacacatttttaattACTGTCATTTTGCAGCCCCTCTGAAACGACACAAATTATGGAAAAGAATTATCTTGATtgcaaaaatatatgtattggtGACTTTAGTCTATCTTTGACTTTACCATGTTTTCacattattttctttcaatTTTAATGATGATTAAAGACAAAGAAAgaatacaaagaaataaatgtcATGACTTGATCTTACCCCATCTCTACGGCTGGCCCCTTGAATCAGAGAGAGAATCCCGAGAGCTCCTTTCACATAGTTTAATGTCACTGAGTGACAGTCATTGAGACCCTGCAGAAATTCCTGAAGTTCAGGTATTTCTGTAAAAGAAAATGCAGTTTGCATCTTACAGTTACTCaacataattacatttaaatgccaTAATATAATTAGTCATTCTGGTTTGTTTTGTTCAACTTAATCAATTTGATATCATAGATATCAAATCATATTTGGAGACTTCACCTACCAGTTTCATCTGGATCTAGGACTGTCTTTCGAAGAAACTCGAAGGAACTCACTGTGAACACTTTGAAACTTCCATCACTGAAATAtttctgaaaaagaaatgtTTAGATGTTAATGCATGTTTGTAGTTGTAGAAACTGTTTTAATTTCTGTCAGTCTATTCAACTCACCGTAACCTCGTTTAGTTTTCTGAATTCGTTTCTCACTTCTTTCTTGGCTTCTTGGTTTCTTTCCAAAATGAAAGCACGGACATCAGTTgaactaaataaaacataactGCATTAATTGGCACATCGTACAGTATTTGGAGAACTGAAACCTCAAATTCAAAGTTTTTTGCGTccagaaaaaaaggcaaaatgacatcacagtgacttTAATATACATGCCTATGTACTTTTGACATCTTAAATCACTTACGGACGGGCTGGATCATTACTTGATTCATCAGACTTGGAGCAGATGAAGTGAATCTGCCGACACTGGCCAGCGTTTCCCATGAAGCTACAGGCACTTTTCAGTATCTCCCAGGCTTCAGGCTCCGATGCAGCGCGGTTTATCTCAGTCACGATCCACACAGTGGAACAACTTCCAACGATCTGAAGGGACAGGACAGCAAGTTATGATGATGGGTATCAGTACTTTGTAATAACACAATGTCACAGTTTTCAGATGACAcagtaataaaataaacagcatTGCATGTGATAAATTACCGTTTTCCACATCTTGTCTCTGCTCTTGTTACGATCCCCATTTCCAGGAAGATCCACAAGTGTGACGTGCTTCAGGAGATCATTATTTGGCACCCTGATAGTCACACACTTCACAAGAGGCCAATACCACCTCTTTGCTTTTACTTTTTCATCTTTTGATTTGCTTTTTGTGTATATGACACATTTTTCAGATAGCCCTTCAGCCTGCAATACATAATAGAATGAGATTAAAGCAACGTAGGCCAATTAATTTATATGTACAGACTCTAACTTCTAACTGCTTTAAAAATGTCACAAAGGAATTAGAACAGAAACCCTAtcattaaaataacaaaaggaTCATGAATGAACCGTAAAAGAAGGGGGTCAAGTACTGATCCCTGTGGTACTCCATAA
Coding sequences:
- the LOC130188098 gene encoding nuclear GTPase SLIP-GC-like isoform X1, producing MDDFVRDKLSEWNLSEFIDTFKGQDIDKESFYCLDDKDIADLIPTVGPRSKFKKRLKLLKKEQKTGNPEVVDSSAQACASTSDRSNQGKRRSGLQGESSQWQSSNKRPRFDTEPGSYKAEEILLSDVKNIMNFVHQKIPQQDNKLNNFLRRKINDLETDKREVVGVFGRTGAGKSYLINAVIGERNLLPSGSVNACTSVMIKVEANEQNSKYEADIEFITKEEWEEELWFSKNFLRESADRGRDEDEEKDRKDIVEKLSVLYGEDWENKSPEELMDGKYFKEIPEFLLSKRKMLTGQTAEGLSEKCVIYTKSKSKDEKVKAKRWYWPLVKCVTIRVPNNDLLKHVTLVDLPGNGDRNKSRDKMWKTIVGSCSTVWIVTEINRAASEPEAWEILKSACSFMGNAGQCRQIHFICSKSDESSNDPARPSTDVRAFILERNQEAKKEVRNEFRKLNEVTKYFSDGSFKVFTVSSFEFLRKTVLDPDETEIPELQEFLQGLNDCHSVTLNYVKGALGILSLIQGASRRDGVDIKTAVCTELEQKMKDALQKVVNSMEETQQAFKECLSEGVRKSESSWETNLTSVIKPENMSGRGFHRTLKCIVQHDGAYKPTKGKLINLNMKLSSCLTKSIDDKFKKTFPNEGECGQFNRVLDLFSLNTKTMRKNRKYKDVKLQLMFLSTEEDKIKSKLNKIIRDRKKTIYSSLTTTIETSMQECYDVAKLIEGDGSLKRMRHAIETHILGSKDVMFQKAKDVMLNQLRDLMREILKDLEKTMQESIELSLKTDGVSIPDVENELEMVKNHYKELMQGPDEEPLICTN